From a single Hippoglossus stenolepis isolate QCI-W04-F060 chromosome 2, HSTE1.2, whole genome shotgun sequence genomic region:
- the LOC118120360 gene encoding FERM and PDZ domain-containing protein 1 isoform X3, with product MREKDLRKAIGYHMKKSQSQHDPKQKGVAVDLARINYLEELAELKSFGGKSFSATMMLQDRESMVTLLVGARYGVSQVVNHKLSILSTLTEFTCITRIELLPESDKVSLVKIYLQDIKPITLLLESVAAKDMSCLIAGYCRVFVDPSLNIFPWIDDPRKHRVSAEEGYVSRCGSNSDDSSDLDMEPLVSLVSFNERLCPRVRSSSDPDGRKRKDKRRYKDREKGVKSWEDKNLKPNEEKDTDTEKEKSLLDMNNEAKIENTEHQEETEGAQDVGQIQIEVADNDSQEQQVKVGEEGKVGVGEEVQVVEDQPSEPSDSCQTDSRVLNSPSSDSLDALEEDDLLLCSSSSSFLNVPSQTYSHIHSPLQLNPYFHRHVQPHLLAPPPAHSHPLIHFTSQDRGGGRCRRSGDGADPQLIAPISTSQNLHHAQKCSSNPCSDESSLCFAELSRLMDFLPSPPEASEDDEDEEEELRRRRDMLKEMDQSVRRAGEGGSVSGEGGCKEYPLSLSPSSDSSHMDFVFNFNQSDARCYYKLCSSITPDSARSLPRPLYHNEGEDCEEVEGNEDKAEELEPIPILQPPPGFGDSSSDEEFFDARDRFTSPEDPTSGALPKDISTEMKLDLLSTLSLSDIRVTHGDKAGRATEDNRGGEEKGGGRETLFELRKRSRKRRSFMETTYTSMVSYPEPDPESKQDPVSNGLHINLLAEDSDAQMLSSDPEPSEQSQNPSPTVSSLTHSEGEPAQLESKPILSKACSHGPGSPSASGSHEPAIETQPSSRTKTQEMEMEPDTMESKSVTDQVKATSPTITVVRCRVDPDGKESADRRGDGKEEGEGQEEMGEGKEEEEKEETTGVSGKGPFTCHMFLPEIVNELQKEEDMGEEKIEAARGYSSQRPLVCPDKQVEANTLPKYLIEGSNGFLGSHLTTQDLNSSVEEYMLEVVRDMSYSPPPPPPSSPLPPLAVFHKSQSDCLVSDEDRSKNVETSSKASSEETPFSKQNHTNKAQLHLQVTTSVNEDETIGVVNSAMTTSDEVSDSTNSDNVFDDDELSNSLNSSLSDKKDDCSLASKHCLRSKSVTAGKGESQMRKKSPTNTEAHTSIHSVNSDYTRAINSITAKLGAATSITSPTFNSASGSQSAVKHVNASYSNQKVDKAQSGSTLPSADANNSLASPSFVKANTDMINDLSKEPPSPTHFRFQACSHSIMGRLSASTLRGKIQNLPLYLSRSQETLHQTGVGNRAQSPAEDSSSNNVEIAIIVTDVHDVTQTIDSELGTISESVDSDDSDTTVTGSEVDGEFFVETTPINTCHSGLEVKDVNSPLPVLTEPKPKHHHQLLHSIQHTPGPITEPPAPIVNSFQRDTSGMTVDTPGPIKLTPEQNMVTTPGEDNSGYKMNYQSTSFPPPIVVTTQNLNRAGLPFHNQSQTVRRTSSDRPLMGLCRPSEQSSDSAKTLSSGCRVFTICEDPSETKTPAELGTTAPLKSEFGCRSVLTSGCESVVDGLQVPLDTCGCPVVYTNCFSGGDSFDDELTVYEFSCRTQSSGVTQTSGAVLPLMTSPTVPSFLSSSSIHSPSFPRSILFSSSTSELSPLLSPLSDTSDCFPSQMHKDIISRLGQQRHLEPPAGFQELRVEVDQLLSILESSGSGRSVAGHGGRHPRDTCPAHFTENKRVLQMEARSLMSSCQKVVGIGQSPMEMLHSLGDSFRTLVKLASICLWFSGCDRCDRRNAEAVAGLADVARSFRDFCLAAERASSKRSCQDLSTKLLAKQCTALTASVFCFTQLFRTLTAL from the exons ATGCGAGAGAAGGATCTGAGGAAGGCCATCGGCTACCACATGAAGAAGAGCCAATCGCAGCACGATCCCAAGCAGAAGGGCGTGGCAGTCGATCTGGCACGGATAAACTACCTGGAGGAGCTGGCAGAGCTCAAGTCATTTGGAGGCAAATCCTTCAGTGCCACCATGATG CTCCAGGACAGGGAATCGATGGTGACCCTGCTGGTGGGGGCGCGGTATGGGGTTAGCCAGGTGGTCAACCACAAGCTTAGCATCCTGTCTACCCTTACAGAGTTCACCTGTATCACACGCATTGAGCTGCTGCCTGAATCAGACAAGGTCAGCCTGGTCAAAATATACCTGCAGGACATTAAG CCCATCACATTGCTGTTGGAGTCAGTGGCAGCCAAAGATATGTCCTGCCTAATAGCAGGGTACTGTCGAGTTTTTGTTGACCCCAGCCTCAACATCTTTCCCTGGATAGATGACCCCAGGAAGCACAGAGTGTCTGCTGAGGAAG GTTACGTCTCCCGCTGTGGCAGCAACTCAGATGACTCCTCAGACCTGGACATGGAACCACTAGTCAGCCTGGTGTCTTTCAACGAGAGGCTGTGCCCCCGTGTCAGATCCTCCTCTGATCCagatggaagaaaaagaaaagacaaaaggagaTACAAAGATAGGGAAAAGGGAGTTAAATCTTGGGaagataaaaatctaaaaccaaatgaagaaaaagataCTGACACTGAAAAGGAAAAGTCTCTGCTAGATATGAATAATGAGGCTAAgattgaaaacactgaacaccaagaggagacagaaggagcgCAGGATGTTGGACAAATACAGATTGAAGTAGCAGACAATGACTCACAAGAACAACAGGTAAAAGTGGGGGAAGAGGGGAAGGTTGGGGTTGGAGAAGAGGTGCAAGTAGTAGAGGACCAGCCGTCCGAACCATCAGATTCTTGTCAAACTGACTCTCGTGTCCTCAACAGCCCCTCCAGCGATTCCCTTGATGCTTTGGAGGAAGATGATTTACTGTtgtgttcctcttcctccagcttcctaAATGTTCCCTCACAAACCTATTCACACATCCACTCTCCTCTTCAACTGAATCCTTATTTTCATAGACATGTCCAGCCTCACCTCCTCGCCCCACCACCAGCTCACTCCCACCCCCTCATCCACTTCACAAGTCAGGACAGGGGAGGAGGACGCTGCAGGAGGTCAGGCGATGGAGCTGATCCTCAACTCATCGCACCTATCTCCACCTCTCAGAACCTTCACCACGCCCAAAAATGTTCAAGTAACCCCTGCTCTGATGAGAGTTCCCTGTGCTTCGCTGAGCTCTCTCGCCTCATGGACTTCTTGCCGAGCCCTCCTGAGGCcagtgaggatgatgaagatgaagaagaggagttgaggaggaggagggatatGTTGAAAGAAATGGACCAGTCAGTGAGAAGAGCAGGGGAAGGAGGAAGTGTAAGTGGGGAGGGTGGTTGTAAAGAATATCCATTGTCCCTTTCCCCATCCTCTGACTCCTCCCACATGGACTTTGTGTTTAACTTCAACCAGAGCGACGCTCGCTGCTACTACAAACTCTGCTCCAGCATCACCCCAGACAGCGCCCGTAGCCTACCCCGCCCCCTATATCATAATGAGGGAGAGGACTGTGAAGAAGTGGAGGGAAATGAGGATAAGGCTgaagagctggagccaatccccaTCCTCCAGCCACCTCCAGGCTTTGGAGACAGCAGCTCTGACGAAGAGTTTTTTGACGCAAGAGATCGCTTCACCTCCCCTGAAGACCCAACCTCAGGGGCCCTGCCAAAAG ATATTTCCACAGAGATGAAGCTGGACTTGCTCAGTACACTCAGCCTCAGTGACATCAGAGTGACACATGGAGACAAAGCTGGAAGAGCAACAGAGGAcaatagaggaggagaggaaaaaggaggaggcagagaaacatTGTTCGAGCTTAGAAAAAGATCTCGCAAGCGTCGCTCCTTCATGGAAACCACTTATACCTCCATGGTGTCATATCCAGAACCAGATCCAGAATCAAAGCAGGACCCTGTTTCCAATGGGCTTCATATAAACCTTTTAGCAGAAGATAGTGATGCCCAGATGTTGAGTTCAGATCCTGAACCTTCAGAGCAAAGCCAGAATCCCAGCCCAactgtctcctctctgactcACTCTGAAGGTGAACCAGCTCAGCTTGAGTCAAAACCCATCCTGTCAAAAGCCTGTTCTCATGGACCTggctctccctctgcctctgggTCCCATGAACCGGCCATAGAGACACAGCCCTCCTCCAGGACCAAGACACAAGAAATGGAGATGGAACCTGACACAATGGAATCCAAATCGGTTACAGATCAGGTGAAGGCTACGTCACCAACTATTACAGTCGTCCGCTGCCGGGTGGATCCAGACGGGAAGGAAAGTGCTGATCGGAGGGGTGATggaaaggaggaaggggagggacaggaggagatgggtgaggggaaagaggaggaagaaaaggaggagacgACAGGTGTGTCCGGGAAGGGGCCTTTCACTTGTCATATGTTTTTGCCGGAGATTGTTAATGAGTTACAGAAGGAGGAAGACATGGGGGAAGAGAAGATAGAAGCAGCGAGAGGGTACAGTTCACAGAGACCACTCGTATGCCCTGATAAACAAGTAGAAGCCAACACACTGCCAAAATATTTGATAGAAGGTAGTAATGGCTTTTTGGGATCTCATCTAACTACACAAGATTTAAACTCAAGTGTAGAGGAATATATGCTTGAAGTTGTGCGTGACATGTCATActcaccaccaccccctccaccttcttctcctctACCTCCACTAGCAGTTTTTCACAAATCCCAAAGTGACTGTTTGGTGAGTGACGAAGACAGAAGCAAAAATGTGGAGACCTCAAGCAAAGCATCTTCTGAGGAGACACCATTTAGCAAACAAAATCACACTAACAAAGCACAATTACATTTACAGGTCACAACCAGTGTTAATGAAGATGAAACTATTGGTGTTGTAAATTCTGCTATGACTACAAGCGATGAAGTTAGCGACAGCACCAATTCTGACAATGTGTTCGATGATGATGAGCTGAGTAATTCTTTAAATTCTAGTTTAAGTGACAAGAAAGATGACTGCAGTTTGGCTTCAAAGCATTGCCTCAGATCTAAGTCTGTCACTGCAGGTAAAGGCGAGTCACAAATGAGGAAAAAGTCTCCAACCAACACTGAAGCTCATACAAGCATTCATTCAGTTAATTCTGATTACACTCGTGCTATAAACTCCATCACAGCAAAGCTTGGAGCTGCAACTAGCATCACATCTCCGACCTTTAATTCAGCTTCTGGATCGCAAAGTGCCGTCAAACATGTAAATGCTTCATACTCAAATCAAAAAGTGGATAAAGCCCAAAGTGGTTCAACCTTGCCAAGTGCTGACGCTAACAACAGTTTAGCTAGTCCTAGCTTTGTGAAGGCGAACACAGACATGATCAATGATCTCTCCAAAGAGCCTCCCTCTCCAACTCACTTCCGCTTCCAGGCCTGTTCCCACAGCATCATGGGCCGCTTATCTGCCTCAACACTTAGGGGTAAGATTCAGAATTTGCCCCTCTATTTATCGCGCTCCCAGGAAACCCTCCACCAGACTGGTGTGGGGAATCGAGCCCAGAGTCCTGCcgaggacagcagcagcaacaatgtTGAGATTGCCATCATAGTTACAGACGTTCATGATGTTACCCAAACTATAGATAGTGAACTGGGCACAATATCAGAATCAGTAGATTCAGACGATTCAGATACAACAGTTACAGGATCAGAGGTGGACGGTGAGTTTTTTGTGGAAACAACTCCAATAAACACTTGTCATTCAGGTTTAGAGGTCAAAGATGTAAACTCTCCATTGCCTGTCCTGACCGAGCCCAAACccaaacaccatcatcagcTCCTGCACAGTATCCAGCACACACCAGGACCAATAACCGAGCCTCCAGCCCCCATTGTGAACAGCTTCCAGAGGGATACTTCAGGCATGACGGTAGACACCCCTGGCCCCATAAAACTCACTCCTGAACAGAACATGGTCACAACCCCAGGTGAAGACAATTCAGGTTATAAAATGAACTATCAGTCAACTTCCTTTCCCCCTCCAATTGTGGTGACCACACAGAATCTAAATAGGGCAGGACTTCCTTTTCATAATCAGTCACAGACAGTAAGACGGACCAGCAGCGACAGGCCCTTGATGGGTCTTTGTAGACCTTCAGAGCAGAGTTCAGACTCAGCAAAAACACTTTCCTCAGGCTGCAGAGTGTTTACGATCTGTGAGGATCCATCTGAGACAAAGACTCCAGCCGAGCTTGGGACTACCGCGCCCTTAAAGTCTGAGTTTGGCTGCAGGTCTGTGCTAACATCTGGATGTGAGTCTGTTGTGGATGGGTTGCAGGTCCCACTGGACACTTGTGGTTGCCCAGTGGTCTATACCAACTGCTTTAGTGGAGGTGACAGCTTTGACGATGAGCTGACTGTCTATGAGTTCTCTTGCCGCACACAGAGCAGTGGTGTGACTCAGACTTCAGGAGCAGTTCTTCCTCTCATGACTTCTCCAACTgttccctcctttctctcctcttcctccatccactctccctcctttccaCGCTcaatcctcttctcctcctctacctctgaGCTcagccctctcctctccccgcTGTCCGACACCTCTGACTGTTTCCCTTCTCAAATGCACAAGGACATCATTAGTCGTTTAGGTCAGCAGCGCCATCTAGAACCCCCTGCGGGTTTTCAAGAACTCCGTGTGGAAGTGGACCAGCTCCTCTCAATTCTAGAGAGTAGCGGTAGTGGCCGATCAGTGGCAGGTCACGGAGGTCGTCACCCCCGGGACACCTGTCCTGCTCACTTTACAGAGAACAAGCGGGTGCTCCAGATGGAGGCCCGGAGTCTGATGTCAAGCTGCCAGAAGGTAGTGGGGATTGGGCAGAGCCCCATGGAAATGCTTCACTCCCTGGGAGACAGCTTCCGAACCCTGGTGAAGTTGGCCAGCATATGCCTGTGGTTCTCTGGTTGCGACAGGTGTGACCGGAGGAATGCGGAGGCAGTTGCCGGGCTGGCAGATGTGGCCCGCTCATTCAGGGACTTCTGTCTGGCAGCAGAACGAGCCAGCAGCAAGCGCAGCTGCCAGGACCTGAGCACCAAGCTGCTCGCCAAACAGTGCACGGCGCTCACCGCATCCGTCTTCTGCTTCACTCAGCTGTTCCGCACCCTCACTGCACTATAA